The following coding sequences are from one Vibrio syngnathi window:
- a CDS encoding Nif3-like dinuclear metal center hexameric protein, with translation MNNLQLEKLLNEKLQPQQIKDYCPNGLQVEGAPEVKRIVTGVTASQALIDRAVELNADALLVHHGFFWKGESEAIRGMKGKRIRTLIKNDINLLGYHLPLDIHPELGNNAKLAELLDIEVEGGLEGHPQSVAMFGKLSAPMTGAEFAEKIDQVLNRKPLHIAPENQNKMITTVGWCTGGGQDYIELAASQGIDAFISGEISERTTYSAREQDIHYFAAGHHATERYGVKALGEWLAKEHGLDVEFIDIDNPV, from the coding sequence ATGAATAACTTACAATTAGAAAAGCTACTTAACGAAAAACTGCAGCCACAGCAGATTAAAGATTACTGCCCGAATGGCTTGCAGGTTGAAGGTGCGCCAGAAGTAAAGCGTATCGTTACTGGTGTGACAGCTTCTCAAGCCTTGATTGACAGAGCTGTAGAGCTGAATGCAGACGCTTTGCTCGTACATCATGGTTTTTTCTGGAAAGGTGAGTCAGAAGCGATTCGTGGCATGAAGGGCAAGCGCATTCGTACTCTGATTAAAAATGATATTAACCTTTTAGGTTATCACTTGCCGCTTGATATCCATCCTGAGCTGGGCAACAACGCGAAACTGGCGGAGTTACTTGATATCGAAGTCGAAGGCGGTCTGGAAGGGCATCCACAATCGGTTGCGATGTTTGGCAAGTTGAGTGCGCCAATGACAGGTGCAGAGTTCGCAGAAAAAATCGACCAAGTTCTGAATCGTAAGCCACTGCATATTGCTCCAGAAAACCAAAACAAAATGATTACGACTGTCGGTTGGTGTACTGGTGGTGGTCAAGACTACATTGAGTTAGCGGCTTCTCAAGGCATTGATGCATTTATCTCTGGTGAGATTTCAGAGCGCACAACTTATTCAGCACGTGAGCAAGATATCCATTACTTTGCTGCAGGGCACCATGCGACTGAGCGATACGGTGTGAAGGCATTAGGTGAGTGGCTAGCGAAGGAGCATGGTTTGGATGTTGAGTTTATTGATATCGATAATCCGGTATAA
- the fldA gene encoding flavodoxin FldA yields the protein MASVGLFFGSDTGNTEAVAKMIQKQLGKQLVQVQDIAKSSKEDIDNFDLLLLGIPTWYYGEAQCDWDDFFPELEAIDFSTKLVAIFGCGDQEDYAEYFCDAMGTIRDIVEAKGGTILGHTSTEGYEFEASKGLVEGDDSQFVGLCIDEDRQPELTDERVSNWVKQIHEEMCLAELED from the coding sequence ATGGCAAGTGTAGGTCTCTTCTTTGGTAGTGATACAGGTAACACTGAAGCTGTTGCTAAGATGATTCAAAAGCAATTGGGCAAGCAGCTCGTTCAAGTTCAAGACATTGCAAAAAGCAGCAAAGAAGATATCGATAACTTCGATCTGCTGCTGCTTGGTATCCCTACGTGGTACTACGGCGAAGCACAATGTGATTGGGATGACTTTTTCCCTGAGCTAGAAGCTATTGATTTCTCAACTAAGCTTGTTGCTATTTTTGGTTGTGGCGACCAAGAAGATTACGCAGAATACTTCTGCGATGCTATGGGTACTATCCGTGATATCGTTGAAGCGAAAGGCGGTACTATCCTAGGTCACACGTCGACTGAAGGCTACGAGTTCGAAGCATCGAAAGGTTTAGTTGAAGGTGACGACAGCCAATTCGTTGGTCTATGTATCGATGAAGACCGTCAACCAGAGCTGACTGATGAGCGTGTATCTAACTGGGTTAAACAAATCCACGAAGAGATGTGCCTAGCAGAGCTAGAAGACTAA
- the seqA gene encoding replication initiation negative regulator SeqA has translation MKTIEVDEDLYRFIAGQTERIGESASDILRRLLLVDNQGTAPIEEIVEPKGIVVSKEVGFTPEKFDGVKEMRSLLISDEFASLKKAIDRFMLVLSTLHKIDPLSFSEATQVKGRKRVYFADNEATLLANGNTTKPKAIPQSPFWVITNNNTSRKRQMVEQLMSRMSFQAELIEKVTGSI, from the coding sequence ATGAAAACAATTGAGGTTGATGAGGACCTATACCGTTTTATTGCGGGTCAGACAGAACGTATTGGCGAAAGCGCTTCAGATATTCTGCGCCGCTTGTTACTGGTTGATAACCAAGGCACGGCTCCGATCGAAGAGATCGTTGAGCCAAAAGGTATCGTTGTTAGCAAAGAGGTAGGCTTTACTCCAGAGAAGTTCGATGGCGTTAAAGAAATGCGCTCACTACTAATATCAGATGAGTTTGCATCACTAAAGAAAGCCATTGATCGTTTCATGCTTGTGTTATCAACACTGCATAAAATCGACCCTTTAAGCTTTTCAGAAGCAACTCAAGTAAAAGGCCGTAAGCGTGTTTACTTTGCAGACAACGAAGCGACGTTGTTAGCAAACGGCAACACAACTAAGCCTAAAGCTATTCCACAAAGTCCTTTTTGGGTTATTACGAATAACAACACAAGCCGTAAAAGACAGATGGTTGAGCAGCTTATGAGTCGCATGAGTTTCCAGGCAGAATTGATAGAAAAAGTAACAGGTTCAATTTAA
- a CDS encoding DUF2788 domain-containing protein: protein MLYDYMNIIESVGLDLLFAAIFFLIGMAIKDVLKQGNVPAFGRRIVWLVLFLGCAGFIAKGIIQLSWEGTGI, encoded by the coding sequence ATGCTTTACGACTACATGAACATCATTGAATCTGTTGGTTTAGATCTTCTGTTTGCCGCGATTTTCTTTCTAATCGGAATGGCAATTAAAGACGTTCTAAAGCAGGGAAATGTTCCTGCATTTGGTCGTCGTATCGTATGGTTAGTACTTTTCCTTGGCTGCGCAGGTTTTATCGCAAAAGGGATAATCCAACTAAGCTGGGAAGGAACTGGAATCTAA
- a CDS encoding DUF1853 family protein, translating to MTALQRFYQWVIDSPPLLEIKPPVSDLGAFLSTHAIDSSHTYNGNPRLGFLYQHLCEQVIEASPDYSVKYDEIQINVEGRTLGAIDFILEKESNQKLQHWEVAIKFYLLHEQTWFGPNSHDQLDKKLNRMLTHQLGMSSSTAFVEQYPEIDVDSKHLLMQGRLYTNPFFEQNVPTKCLGYDINPSQVNGYWCYQNQAHLITEVLYPLTKEQWAAGTDDFSDEPITEFGDRFVHGQTKSGQFWFVMPQSWPHG from the coding sequence ATGACAGCACTGCAACGTTTTTACCAATGGGTCATCGACTCACCGCCATTACTGGAAATCAAACCACCCGTTTCCGATCTTGGTGCATTCTTAAGCACCCATGCCATCGACTCATCACACACTTATAACGGAAACCCAAGGTTAGGTTTCCTCTACCAGCATCTATGTGAACAAGTCATTGAAGCCTCACCTGATTATTCGGTCAAGTACGATGAGATTCAAATTAATGTTGAAGGTAGAACGCTAGGTGCTATCGACTTTATTCTCGAAAAAGAGAGCAACCAAAAGCTACAACATTGGGAAGTGGCGATTAAATTTTATCTTCTCCATGAACAGACATGGTTTGGCCCTAACTCGCATGACCAATTAGATAAGAAGTTAAACAGGATGCTCACCCACCAGCTGGGTATGTCGTCTTCAACTGCCTTTGTTGAACAATATCCAGAGATCGATGTCGACTCAAAACACCTCCTCATGCAAGGTCGTCTATATACAAACCCTTTCTTTGAGCAAAACGTACCGACAAAATGCTTGGGCTACGATATTAACCCGAGCCAAGTAAACGGCTATTGGTGCTACCAAAATCAGGCCCATTTAATTACTGAAGTGCTCTACCCTCTCACCAAAGAACAATGGGCGGCTGGCACTGATGATTTTAGCGATGAACCTATCACCGAGTTTGGTGATCGCTTTGTTCATGGGCAAACCAAATCAGGGCAATTTTGGTTTGTGATGCCACAAAGCTGGCCACACGGCTAA
- the pgm gene encoding phosphoglucomutase (alpha-D-glucose-1,6-bisphosphate-dependent) codes for MAMHPRAGQKAQQEDLHNIPALVANYFLQQPDATNPDHKVLFGTSGHRGTADKSTFNENHILAIAQAVAEVRADQGTTGPLFLGKDTHALSEPAFSTVIEVLVANGVEVIVQENNGFTPTPGISHAILTHNLVNDKKADGIVITPSHNPPQDGGIKYNPTHGGPAEAELTQAIEDRANVIIAEQMQGVKRTPIAQAKQSELVKEVDLVAPYVADLVNVVDMEAIQKANIKIGVDPLGGSGIDYWRQIGKAYNLDLTLVSEAVDPSFQFMSLDKDGVVRMDCSSPYAMAGLLALKDDYQLAFGNDPDYDRHGIVTPKGLMNPNHFLAVCIDYLYRNREGWGKDVAVGKTLVSSALIDRVVADLGRELCEVPVGFKWFVDGLYNGQFGFGGEESAGASFLRKDGTPWSTDKDGLILCLLAAEITAVTGKNPQEYYEELAAKHGESKYNRIQAVANGAQKDVLKKLSPEMVSAETLAGDVITARLTHAPGNGAAIGGLKVTTENGWFAARPSGTEDIYKIYCESFKGEEHLKAIEAEAQEIVNQVFAAAGL; via the coding sequence ATGGCTATGCACCCTCGTGCCGGGCAGAAAGCTCAGCAGGAAGATCTTCATAATATCCCGGCTTTAGTTGCAAACTATTTCTTACAGCAACCGGATGCTACTAACCCAGATCACAAAGTACTGTTCGGTACTTCAGGTCACCGCGGTACAGCAGACAAATCAACATTTAATGAAAACCACATTCTAGCAATCGCACAAGCGGTGGCTGAAGTTCGTGCCGATCAAGGTACTACTGGTCCACTTTTTTTAGGTAAAGATACTCACGCTCTATCTGAGCCTGCTTTCTCTACAGTTATTGAAGTGCTAGTTGCAAACGGCGTTGAAGTTATCGTTCAAGAAAACAATGGCTTTACACCAACACCTGGTATCTCACACGCGATTCTTACGCATAACCTAGTGAATGACAAAAAAGCCGACGGCATTGTTATCACGCCTTCGCATAACCCACCACAAGACGGTGGTATTAAATACAACCCAACACACGGTGGCCCTGCTGAAGCTGAGCTAACTCAAGCGATTGAAGATCGTGCGAATGTTATCATTGCCGAGCAAATGCAAGGTGTTAAGCGCACTCCTATCGCACAGGCTAAACAGTCTGAGCTAGTGAAAGAAGTTGATTTAGTTGCTCCTTACGTTGCTGACTTGGTTAATGTGGTTGATATGGAAGCGATCCAGAAAGCAAACATCAAAATTGGTGTTGATCCACTGGGTGGTAGTGGTATCGATTACTGGCGTCAAATTGGTAAAGCGTACAACCTAGATCTTACTTTGGTAAGTGAAGCGGTTGATCCTTCGTTCCAATTTATGTCTCTAGACAAAGATGGTGTTGTTCGTATGGATTGTTCTTCTCCGTACGCAATGGCAGGCTTACTGGCGCTTAAAGATGACTATCAACTAGCGTTTGGTAACGACCCTGATTACGATCGCCACGGCATTGTTACGCCAAAAGGCTTGATGAATCCAAACCACTTCCTAGCAGTGTGTATTGATTATCTATATCGCAACCGTGAAGGTTGGGGTAAAGACGTTGCTGTTGGTAAAACATTGGTATCAAGTGCATTGATTGACCGTGTTGTTGCTGACTTAGGTCGCGAACTTTGTGAAGTGCCAGTTGGTTTCAAATGGTTCGTTGATGGCTTATACAACGGTCAGTTTGGTTTCGGTGGCGAAGAGAGTGCGGGTGCATCTTTCTTACGTAAAGACGGAACGCCTTGGTCAACAGATAAAGATGGCCTCATTCTTTGCCTACTTGCGGCTGAGATCACAGCAGTAACGGGTAAGAATCCACAAGAATACTACGAAGAGCTCGCTGCTAAACATGGCGAATCTAAGTACAACCGTATTCAAGCGGTAGCGAATGGTGCACAAAAAGACGTGCTGAAGAAGCTATCTCCAGAGATGGTTTCGGCTGAAACACTTGCTGGCGATGTGATTACTGCTCGCTTAACGCATGCTCCAGGTAATGGTGCTGCAATTGGCGGCCTAAAAGTGACGACTGAAAACGGTTGGTTTGCTGCTCGTCCATCAGGAACTGAAGATATCTATAAGATCTACTGTGAAAGCTTTAAAGGTGAAGAGCACCTGAAAGCAATCGAAGCAGAAGCTCAAGAGATTGTTAATCAAGTATTTGCAGCTGCTGGCCTATAA
- a CDS encoding alpha/beta fold hydrolase, whose protein sequence is MSVQLNYKIEGEGHTIVLIHGLFGNLDNLGLLARDLKADHQVLSIDLRNHGQSFHSDTHNYQAMAKDVAQLLNDLELDGVTVIGHSMGGKVAMALTQHLALHKLIVLDMAPVAYTQSRHDNVFAGLQAVVEEKPTSRSEALKILAKHIEIDGVRQFLTKSLFKSEQGIMEWRFNVASLLSNYPQIIGWEPIEKTSVKTLLIKGGASDYLTAEHQTAVQQQFSNVKAHVIANTGHWLHAEKPAEVLRAIRKFIA, encoded by the coding sequence ATGTCAGTACAGCTCAACTATAAAATTGAAGGTGAGGGTCACACCATTGTTTTGATCCATGGATTATTCGGTAATTTGGACAACCTTGGCTTGCTGGCTAGGGATCTAAAAGCCGATCATCAAGTACTTAGCATCGATCTACGCAACCACGGGCAATCTTTCCATAGTGACACTCATAATTATCAAGCTATGGCAAAAGATGTGGCTCAACTGCTGAATGATCTTGAGTTAGACGGTGTTACTGTGATTGGTCACTCGATGGGTGGCAAAGTGGCGATGGCACTGACGCAACATCTTGCGCTGCACAAATTGATTGTCTTGGATATGGCGCCTGTCGCGTACACTCAAAGTCGACACGACAACGTATTCGCAGGCCTACAAGCTGTGGTAGAAGAAAAACCGACCTCACGCTCAGAGGCGCTTAAAATCCTCGCAAAACATATCGAGATTGATGGGGTTCGCCAGTTCTTAACTAAATCTTTGTTCAAATCAGAGCAAGGTATCATGGAATGGCGTTTCAACGTTGCCTCGCTATTAAGCAACTATCCACAAATTATTGGTTGGGAACCAATCGAGAAAACCTCGGTCAAAACCTTGCTAATCAAGGGTGGTGCCTCAGATTATCTGACAGCTGAGCATCAAACCGCCGTTCAACAGCAATTTTCCAACGTAAAGGCACATGTTATCGCCAATACTGGACATTGGCTACACGCGGAAAAGCCCGCTGAAGTGCTCCGTGCAATAAGAAAATTCATCGCTTAG
- a CDS encoding DUF4442 domain-containing protein: protein MNKQLAKIYKPNIVKFALNIWPPFWGAGIKIAHISADFRVVKTVLKLRWWNKNANRTQYGGSIFSLTDPVYSLMLMGILGERYYVWDKEASINFIKPGQSDLYADFEISQGQLEDIYRQTQLGEKCFPEFIIHVKDKQGNVVSEIQRTLYVRKKPQFRDDDEALEAEC, encoded by the coding sequence ATGAATAAGCAACTCGCAAAAATATATAAACCTAACATTGTAAAATTTGCTCTCAATATTTGGCCACCTTTCTGGGGGGCCGGGATTAAGATAGCTCACATTAGCGCTGATTTTAGGGTTGTTAAGACGGTACTTAAGTTACGTTGGTGGAATAAGAACGCCAATCGTACTCAATATGGCGGCAGTATCTTTTCTCTTACCGATCCCGTTTATTCATTGATGTTAATGGGGATTTTAGGTGAGCGGTATTATGTTTGGGATAAAGAGGCGAGTATTAACTTTATCAAGCCGGGTCAATCCGACTTGTATGCAGATTTTGAGATAAGCCAAGGGCAACTTGAGGATATCTACCGTCAGACACAGCTTGGTGAGAAGTGTTTCCCCGAATTTATCATCCACGTTAAAGATAAGCAGGGGAATGTGGTTTCGGAAATTCAGAGAACCCTGTATGTGAGAAAGAAGCCACAATTTAGAGATGATGACGAAGCATTAGAAGCTGAGTGTTGA
- the fcrX gene encoding ferric iron uptake transcriptional regulator FcrX yields MSDNNQALKDAGLKVTLPRLKILEVLQQPDCQHISAEDLYKKLIDLGEEIGLATVYRVLNQFDDAGIVTRHHFEGGKSVFELSTQHHHDHLVCLDCGEVIEFSDDLIEERQKEIAQRYNVQLTNHSLYLYGKSITGDCKGNPDAHKAKK; encoded by the coding sequence ATGTCAGACAATAATCAAGCGCTAAAAGATGCTGGTCTTAAAGTGACCCTCCCACGGCTCAAAATTTTAGAAGTATTACAACAACCAGACTGCCAACATATTAGTGCTGAAGATTTATATAAAAAGCTGATCGACTTAGGTGAAGAGATTGGTCTTGCGACCGTTTATCGCGTACTGAACCAATTCGATGATGCAGGCATTGTAACTCGTCACCACTTTGAAGGTGGTAAGTCTGTATTTGAACTTTCAACACAGCATCACCACGATCACCTAGTATGTTTAGACTGCGGTGAAGTTATCGAATTCTCTGATGATCTTATCGAAGAAAGACAAAAAGAAATCGCTCAACGCTACAATGTACAGCTAACTAACCACAGTTTGTATCTGTATGGTAAAAGCATCACTGGGGATTGCAAAGGCAACCCAGACGCACATAAAGCGAAGAAGTAA